Proteins encoded by one window of Pecten maximus chromosome 15, xPecMax1.1, whole genome shotgun sequence:
- the LOC117344323 gene encoding glycoprotein-N-acetylgalactosamine 3-beta-galactosyltransferase 1-like isoform X2: protein MKGFHKNVVCGVLTLVFGALLLMMNHKYSHDFKSALTSLSARQLGCVCPNVSAESDRQVGQPPAVLPVFWQGDSDHSFHKGDDNTVARDLEEKVRVLCYIMTSPASLDTTTIHVRNTWTKRCNKVLFISSVTNTSFPTIGVNISEGRHHLTGKSMKAFQYIYQHHLDDADWFLKADDDTYVILENLRYLLEPYSPNDPVYFGQHFKPYVKQGYYSGGAGYVMSKEALRRLVIKGIPSGKCTIDGYGEDRHMGGCMEYVGVRTANSTDSLGRSRFHCFPPWKHLMGQYPEWYIQYDANGAKSGQDSVSDYAISFHYVPPWLMYGLEYLVYHLRPYGIKMAESERENKQLYL from the exons ATGAAGGGGTTTCACAAAAACG TGGTTTGTGGGGTCCTGACATTGGTGTTTGGCGCCCTGCTGTTAATGATGAATCACAAGTACAGCCACGATTTCAAATCCGCCCTAACGAGCCTGTCCGCCAGACAACTTGGCTGTGTTTGTCCTAATGTATCGGCAGAGAGCGACAGACAAGTAGGACAACCGCCAGCTGTGCTACCTGTGTTCTGGCAGGGGGATAGTGATCATTCATTCCATAAag GAGACGACAATACAGTAGCACGAGACCTAGAGGAGAAGGTGAGAGTGTTATGTTACATCATGACTAGTCCAGCTAGTCTGGACACGACAACCATCCACGTGAGAAACACGTGGACAAAACGATGTAACAAAGTTTTGTTTATCAGTTCTGTCACAAACACTTCGTTCCCGACCATCGGTGTCAACATCAGTGAGGGTCGTCATCACCTTACCGGCAAATCCATGAAAGCGTTTCAATACATCTACCAACATCACCTGGACGACGCTGATTGGTTCCTGAAGGCGGATGATGATACCTACGTCATACTGGAAAATCTACGTTATCTGTTAGAGCCATATTCGCCAAATGACCCGGTTTACTTCGGACAACATTTTAAACCTTATGTAAAGCAGGGGTACTACAGTGGAGGAGCCGGATATGTCATGAGTAAAGAGGCTCTGCGCAGACTCGTGATAAAAGGGATTCCTTCCGGAAAATGTACAATCGATGGGTACGGGGAGGATCGCCATATG GGTGGCTGTATGGAGTATGTAGGAGTGAGAACGGCCAACAGTACAGACTCGTTGGGAAGGAGCCGATTCCACTGTTTCCCTCCTTGGAAGCATTTAATGGGACAATACCCAgaatggtatatacagtacgaCGCCAACGGAGCAAAATCT GGTCAGGACAGTGTCAGTGATTACGCTATATCCTTCCACTACGTACCACCATGGTTAATGTATGGGTTGGAATACCTAGTGTACCACCTACGACCTTACGGAATCAAAATGGCGGAGAGTGAAAGAGAAAATAAACAGTTATATTTGTAA
- the LOC117344323 gene encoding glycoprotein-N-acetylgalactosamine 3-beta-galactosyltransferase 1-like isoform X1 — MSKIMLYLIVNELNIKLRILKPVVCGVLTLVFGALLLMMNHKYSHDFKSALTSLSARQLGCVCPNVSAESDRQVGQPPAVLPVFWQGDSDHSFHKGDDNTVARDLEEKVRVLCYIMTSPASLDTTTIHVRNTWTKRCNKVLFISSVTNTSFPTIGVNISEGRHHLTGKSMKAFQYIYQHHLDDADWFLKADDDTYVILENLRYLLEPYSPNDPVYFGQHFKPYVKQGYYSGGAGYVMSKEALRRLVIKGIPSGKCTIDGYGEDRHMGGCMEYVGVRTANSTDSLGRSRFHCFPPWKHLMGQYPEWYIQYDANGAKSGQDSVSDYAISFHYVPPWLMYGLEYLVYHLRPYGIKMAESERENKQLYL, encoded by the exons ATGTCGAAAATAATGTTGTATTTAATTGTTAATGAATTGAATATTAAGTTGCGTATTTTGAAACCAGTGGTTTGTGGGGTCCTGACATTGGTGTTTGGCGCCCTGCTGTTAATGATGAATCACAAGTACAGCCACGATTTCAAATCCGCCCTAACGAGCCTGTCCGCCAGACAACTTGGCTGTGTTTGTCCTAATGTATCGGCAGAGAGCGACAGACAAGTAGGACAACCGCCAGCTGTGCTACCTGTGTTCTGGCAGGGGGATAGTGATCATTCATTCCATAAag GAGACGACAATACAGTAGCACGAGACCTAGAGGAGAAGGTGAGAGTGTTATGTTACATCATGACTAGTCCAGCTAGTCTGGACACGACAACCATCCACGTGAGAAACACGTGGACAAAACGATGTAACAAAGTTTTGTTTATCAGTTCTGTCACAAACACTTCGTTCCCGACCATCGGTGTCAACATCAGTGAGGGTCGTCATCACCTTACCGGCAAATCCATGAAAGCGTTTCAATACATCTACCAACATCACCTGGACGACGCTGATTGGTTCCTGAAGGCGGATGATGATACCTACGTCATACTGGAAAATCTACGTTATCTGTTAGAGCCATATTCGCCAAATGACCCGGTTTACTTCGGACAACATTTTAAACCTTATGTAAAGCAGGGGTACTACAGTGGAGGAGCCGGATATGTCATGAGTAAAGAGGCTCTGCGCAGACTCGTGATAAAAGGGATTCCTTCCGGAAAATGTACAATCGATGGGTACGGGGAGGATCGCCATATG GGTGGCTGTATGGAGTATGTAGGAGTGAGAACGGCCAACAGTACAGACTCGTTGGGAAGGAGCCGATTCCACTGTTTCCCTCCTTGGAAGCATTTAATGGGACAATACCCAgaatggtatatacagtacgaCGCCAACGGAGCAAAATCT GGTCAGGACAGTGTCAGTGATTACGCTATATCCTTCCACTACGTACCACCATGGTTAATGTATGGGTTGGAATACCTAGTGTACCACCTACGACCTTACGGAATCAAAATGGCGGAGAGTGAAAGAGAAAATAAACAGTTATATTTGTAA
- the LOC117343424 gene encoding glycoprotein-N-acetylgalactosamine 3-beta-galactosyltransferase 1-B-like, which yields MVTQPYSLLSDMFKCPPLFLFCLTCLNGNTVLLCFALFCLITGDDDSVARLLQQRVKVLCYIMTSPKNLKEKTIHVKNTWTKRCDKVVFISSVTDTSFPTIGVNVSEGRGHLTEKTMKAFQYIYQHHLDEADWFLKADDDTYVILENLRYLLEPYSPNDPVYFGHHFKTLVKQGYYSGGAGYVLSKEALRRLVVKGIPSGKCTIEGFDEDVNVGKCMEYLGVRTTNSTDSHGRSRFHCLQPWSHLMGQYPEWYYRYDANGARYGQDSLSDYAISFHYLKPWFMYAFEYAVYHLRPYGIKMADSE from the exons atggtaACACAGCCCTACTCTCTTCTGTCTGACATGTTTAAATG CCCTCCTCTATTTCTATTCTGTCTGACATGTTTAAATGGTAACACAGTCTTACTCtgttttgctttattttgtCTGATTACAGGCGACGACGATTCTGTTGCGAGACTTCTACAGCAGCGTGTTAAAGTGTTGTGTTACATAATGACAAGTCCTAAGAACCTGAAAGAGAAAACCATCCACGTGAAAAACACGTGGACAAAACGATGTGACAAAGTTGTGTTCATTAGTTCCGTCACGGACACGTCGTTCCCCACCATCGGGGTTAACGTTAGTGAAGGGCGCGGTCACCTCACTGAGAAAACCATGAAAGCGTTTCAGTACATCTACCAACATCACCTGGACGAAGCTGATTGGTTCCTGAAGGCGGATGATGATACCTACGTCATACTGGAAAATCTACGTTATCTGTTAGAGCCGTATTCCCCAAACGACCCGGTTTACTTCGGACACCATTTCAAGACGTTGGTTAAACAAGGTTACTACAGTGGGGGAGCCGGATATGTCCTGAGTAAGGAGGCTCTGCGCAGACTCGTGGTAAAAGGGATTCCTTCCGGAAAGTGTACGATTGAAGGATTTGATGAGGACGTCAACGTG GGTAAATGTATGGAGTACTTAGGTGTGAGAACAACCAATAGTACAGACAGCCATGGGAGAAGTCGATTCCATTGTCTCCAGCCCTGGTCCCACCTGATGGGGCAATACCCGGAATGGTATTACAGATATGACGCAAATGGAGCCAGATAT GGCCAGGACAGCCTCAGTGATTATGCTATATCGTTCCACTATCTAAAACCTTGGTTTATGTATGCTTTTGAATATGCTGTGTATCATCTGCGACCTTACGGCATCAAAATGGCGGATAGCGAATGA